tatttatctatttaaaatgaaaattaatacTCTAATAtttaaggccctctttggtatcatttttccttttaatttttattcacaaaaacAATTTTcattgcatttggtatcatttatggagtctgtttctgttttaaaaaaaattgataaaacacaaaaaaagagatcaagagtcatttatgtgttttgagtcttttgaccaaaattgatttttagttatttttgcgctgaactttaatgagcacgtgTTTAAAGTATCAATATATAGGGGTAAAAGAGtcatttattttgtaattatataTCCAAGCGCCTTGTCCCCTCTTCTTTTGTCCAAAGTGGAGGATGATGGACGAAGAGAtgttctcttcacccatttcttcaaaaaaactattttgcacataAGGATATCAAAttatttctcataaaaaaaccatttttgttaagtagttaccaaaccatttttatgttataataaaaaattattttcattaatgatttttgttaaataggtagaaatcaaaaagaaaaagataattgATGTTATTTATTGATTGATGCGCTTTTCAGTGAGTGTGGACACCGGATCCCCTCCCCTACATCTAACCACTCCACCCCCAacccatctcacaccatccacaGGGATGGATTGAGGTGGTCACCACAGGGGAGAGGAACCTTCCACCTTGTAGGGTTCTCATCgatataaatattaataattagGGATGTCTATCTGGTTTCGATAGTGGTATTAAACCATTTTTAATTTGTAATGTGTCAAGTCCAAACCAAACCCATTAAGCTGAGTTCAATTACAATATGCTTCGATTTGATTCGCTCCAGTATCAGGTTGACTTTGTAGCCTCTTATTGGGCCGTTGTTAGGTTGTTAactatttgtttcaatttttattaaaattatcGAAACTATaactttttattgatttttattgGGTTTGATTCGTTTTCTGGTTTTGATTGTTCCAGTTTGATGTTAAATTCTACTGTTTTGTAAAACTCCAATCCAAAAACAAACCGATAAACTCAAGTCGAATCAATGAATTTTGATCGATCGGACCACTTTAGGTtgaaaattgacacccctaaatgaTATATTTAGATAACTTCTATCCAAAAGCCCGATTTTACTTAGGTATAACTTTGAAATTATCAATATAAGTCATGGATCAAATCTCATTGACATTTTCCAATCATTTGGCATTAATAGGCATATACTTTACGAGTTAGTATCGATACCCCCACCAGCCCatcaaaatgaaattaaatgaaATAACTACatcaataatattttgggaTGATATCTATGCCCTTTGCCTAATAGATTCCTGTTCCACAATTTAAGTTTTTTCTTAACGACATTTGTTTTATCAAAAACTATGAAGCTACATATTAAATAGAATAGAAGAAAATGTTTCCTAGTTGTGTGGTCCCTTGCATAAATGCAGGGGATCAATGGGGGTTGCACAACGACCTCAATAGGGGAAAGGTTTGTATTTCATGGGTCAGAGTAGTCATTTTGTCTTCCTTTATGTCTGAAAAGAAACACATAACTAGGGAACCCTCTTTGAATTTAGATCTTCTTCAGTCTGAGAGGGTGGCTAGAAATGGACCAATAAGGGTTTTGTGTCAGTCACTCTCCTGATTTTTGCTTCgtgttttctattttctctctccatctggAAAGGATCTGCATCCCCCTATTTTTCCTCGAAAtagaattacaaaataagttaaatattttttttttttagatgaagaactcaactcagccttaccACAATTAAATGAGATTAGAGTTAGATAAAACTAATATGTCATAATTAGATAGGATTAATCTACCATTGTTAGTTTTTCACCATTATGGAGTTTTGGTCATGCTTAATCGTCTCTACATCAAACATGTATACAATGGGTTTCCTAACATCTCACAAATGAGTTTATACCAATCTCACCACTTATCGAACATGTAACATGGGATCTTGGGCATTAAAACTCCATAAAACGGGGCAAAAGTGtcaaaaagaaatatattttacttATGTCTGATTGGAGTGTAGTGTCACTGATTCTATGAGGTTAGTATCTTAACACAAGTGTTTCTTGTTTATTGTGGCCAATGTTGTGAAAttagaagttgtaatttttttattttttaattgtctttgttttaatttcaaagttcttcagtcaaaggtaaaaaatataaaattttcattatgtTATTATCACCCCtgtattaaataacttttggggATAAGATAAATGAAAAATTTTTTGGATAAAGAATATAAACAAAAGGTTATAATTTCttagttcaccactttggtgaAGCAATTGCACCCTTTATATTTAATATACAtcaatatattaattaaaaacatttttttttcatattttatgtacaaaataatataaaaaaaataagcgCGGCCCATTCTGAACCCAACAGGCCAAGTCTATCCAGTCCAATTTCAGGCCAACGGGGCTATTCTGGGCTTCGGGTTTTCAAATCCAGCCCATCTCCCAGATAGATAAATGTCTTATGTGGCACGTGACGTGGACTTTAGTGCCCTAATCACTAAACCGTTAGACAGAGAATGCTCTTCGCCATCAAAAGCGTGGTGGCCATGAGCTCAGTCGCTGACTCGCTGCTCTGTCTTGTGTTTTCTCCGTAGATCGAAAGTCATGCCCAGCAAGAGAGAAGGCGGCGATGTCGGTTGCGGTTCCATTTCCAGTGAGAGTGAAAGCTTCATGGGATACACAACCAAGAACGATTCCGAATACCAATCACAGCAGCTTTTCGAAGAACAAAAACCCTAATGTGCTCCATCAATCTACTCCTCAAAGTAGAATAACAATCTCAACTACTGCAACCAGAGAACTTTCTGCTTCGGAGCTTCTGGGCTTGAACAGACGCTCCCCTTCTCAAGGTATCCTTTCGTCCACTCTATTATTCGCTACTCTGTCTCTGCCCTAGTTATTTTTAGTACTCGATTCAAACTTCAACTTCGAATTCACATAAATTAGGGAAATCGGAAGAATTATATCTGGGTTACGAGAGATGGTTGCCGGCTGCACCAGAAGTGAAAAAGCCTAGATCCATCTATAATGCGGCGACGTTAGCATATATGGGGGATTCTATTTATGAGGTACACTTGGAATATTTGTCTTGATGTTCTTTGTCTCAACGTTCTTGTAAATACATTCTAAGTGAGAATGAATTTACAAATTTTAGCTGGACTTAATAAGTGATGCTTATACGAGTTTCTTCATTGTTATTGATATTCATGCTATATGAAAATTGCAAGAAGAAACTATACTAATTGGCGAATGATGTCAACTTACGTAGAGATTCTCTACGTAAGTTTTATATGCTAAACTACATAATGTTGACATAATATTCAAGCCACGAGAAATTTAAGTAGCCACGAGTAGACTAAGTTAGAATGCATGAAGGGTGATGACAGAAAATCAAGtttagtttgttttattttattttttaatttttgggtttgTCGGTATTAGAAGTCAGAATTGAAAGAAATTTAGGTAAAAATTTTGAACTGCTGAAATGAAATTTAGCATCCCCAGGTGCTTTCCAGCATAGGATAATTAAGCTTAAAACCTTTCCCTCTGGCGTGGTTTTTCTCTTAACCCATGGAAACTGAGAGGTTGCTTCAGTTTCGATATTTCTTAATCTAAGATTGAGGCGAAGTTTGATTAATTCATACAGTAATTACAAAAATTATCGTTAATAGATAGAAATAAGGTACTTGGAAAGTGGATGAATTCGGTTGGACTCATAATAGAAAGAGCAGTGACTGCCTCTTTAGAAAGAAAATTCACTTTATCATTGCCACCATTGTCTGCAGAATCCTTTGTTTGGCACATGGTGTTCACAAATTAATTAACCCCATCACAATACCTACATGTTGCAACTTCATCTATATGTGCCCATGCTCTTTTGTGTGCAGTTTGTGCACAAATTAATTAGCCCTATCACAATAGCAACTGCAACATTGAAAATCCCTAGATGGTGCAACTTCCTCTATATGTGCCCATGCTCTTTCGTGTGTTTTGTGTGTCTGTGAGTGGCTGTCTGTGGGTGTGTGGGGTATATGTGTGTGGATGTGCAGGTGTGTGGGTGTATGTGGATTAAATCACATAGGTTTGATTATTTGGCTGGCTATACTAAATCACCTAGGTTTGAGTATTTGACCAGGCAATAGTTGGTCATTTTGAGATGATTCAACTTGCATATTGCATGGTCAAAAGATGGGCATGCTCTTGTTACGCAGAAGTGGGCTGTTTTGCATCCTCTTTGTACTTATCTCACAAGCTTTGTTTTCTCAAACTGTAGCTATTTGCTTGAAGGCATTTTCTGTTTCCTCCTCAAAATATTGAGGAATACAATGCTTGCGTGATGGCGGCAGTATGTTGTGAAGCACAGGCATGTCTATATATCCTATTGCTGTCTAGATGCCTGGTTTCTAGTTATGTCTTTCACCTCTGAACATGGTATTGTGAAGGGATTGCCATATAAATTTCACTGTTCTCAAATTTTGGTATGCAACTTTTCAAGTAGTTAGGTAATCTTTTGTGAAGCATAacttttaattttatccatcccACACCACTTCTATTCTTACTCGGGAATCCTACTAAACCGTTACATATAAGCATTTTAATAGGTAAATAAATCATAATGCTGTTTGTGCAAAATTTTCCTAGTCTGCCACATTCTATAACAATTGGAACTCCCTTCCCAATTCCCAACACCCATGACCCAATACCCACcctcctcaaaaaaaaaaaaaaaggtggaaggACTGATACCAACACCTAAATGGATTCAATGGATGATTTCAACTATCCAATGAAAACTGTGTTATTCTGCTATTGTTCTTGAAATCCTGTCTATCAAATGTCCCAATGCACAGAAAATGGTATGGACATCCACACTAGTGTCAGAAAACTGTTTGTATCCTGAAATTCCATCTTTGAAGTAGTCCCTTTACTAATGTAGGACCTGACAACTGTTGATAAATGAGGCCAAACATTTTTCTTTCATGCTACATATAAATCTGTATTGTATAAGAAGGTGGTCAATCAGTTCGACCAACTACCTATCTATTAGACACTTTATTTGGTAAATTCCATCCTTTGCGTAGCTGATCATTGATGATTGCCAATATCATGTTTGGTAGCCGCTGTCCACATGAAGATAGTGTTGTGGACCTGCAATTCAAGATAAGCTTACAAGGAGATACTGAGTCATATTTTTACCATACTGGATAATGTAGGTATTCACACTTTATGATTTTCCCTCACTTATGGTAATCATGAACCATAGTTTCCTTGTTTGTGTGATTGAGCATAATTTTAGGAGTTTGCTTCCAAAATTTGCGTGAACATGTCTTGCGAATAATTGagtaaaactaatgagtcatactatgaaattttgGGACAAagttattgaagcccacctgagaagagaaactactatcttggagaaccaatttggttttatgccagatAGATCCATGACAAAAGCTATTTACCTACTAAGGAGACTGTTACGGTCCTGGAAGAACTGAATCCCTTAAAccggcttacaaggtgaggggacccaagaccatatcaacccacatcaattcctaTAGGAAACCGATGTAGGATCAGTcccccataagctgatatgggatcgtaacataCCACCATGCTTCTGAACCCGACATCCACGGTGGCCCACTCCGGATTAGGTAGCTCTTTCTAAGCGGCTTTTACTCTGGAGCTTCCTGCAATCCTCAGCCTGCAATGCATGGTCTCTAGATCTTTCACCCCACATATTGCTAGTAGAGAGATCTCGGGCATCAGGTTGTTCTCCTCTGCTACATCGATTGCCATATTAAACCCTGATTCCTCCTTGGTATCACATCCCTCGATTAAGAAAAATTTCTTACATCGATGGCTTGGAATGAAACGTTCATTGCAATTATAACAGTCCCTTGGCTCTCTTTTCCTGCAATTCACTGGCTGTCATTCATTTGACATGTAAAGTAGCCTCGGTTTTTGGCAGCTCTTTGCTGGTTGTAATTGCCTTTCGTGGTTCAGTTGGAAGTGAGAACCGTCTCTGTGATAGGTTCTTCGTTTCGAATAACTGTGCTAACCTAATGGCACTCGTGAGAGTTGTTGGTTGTGAGGCTAGCACATCAACCTTAATGTTGTCACGCACCCTACTCACAAAGCAACTAATCTGTCGGTTGGGGGGAAGTTGCCCCACCTGGGCACCTTCGacaaaattatttcaaattttCCTGATAAACCCGTATAGATCCCGTCTGTTGCAGCTTAACCAATTCGCCAAAGAAATCCTGGAATGGTGTTGGCCCGAATCGAGCATGTAAACCTTTGTAGAAATTCGGCCATGTTAGTCCACCATCACTTTGTTTGTACAACTGATACCATAGTTGTGCCTCCCCTTCCATGTGGAAGAATGTGAGTGCCACCCTTTCCTCCTCTGGCGTTTGATGGAACTTAAAAAACTGCTCCACACATGTCCAGCTAGTCGTGTCCTCTCCATTGTAGCAAGGAAATCGAGTTTGACTAACCTAGGACAAAATGTTTGTTGTGAGGACGTGGTCCGAATTATTCAAAGGAAATCTCTGCTGCCCCAGGTTTGGAGGAGCTCGTGAGGTCTCTCCAACATCACCCTTTACATGGGTTGGAAGGTGTGAATTTATGGGCTTAAACTTCTCACTGATCTTCACCAGTAGCTCTTGTTGACCTCCCAATTTAGTATAGATTTGTTGCTGCCATTCATTGAGAGAGCTTACCTCCTTTTCTAACTGTTCCACCCTCTACTCCATCCCCAAGCTCTGATTCCAAGCTGGCACCTACAACGCAGTACGAGTCTTCCCACCTATGGTGTAGGACTGGAATCAAGGAAAAATAGTGAAGAAAATATCAAGTAACAATGGCTTAACTAAGGAAGCCTGACCTCTCTACACAAGGTAGATAATTGGATAATAATTGGATGattccattcataaaataaCAGCCCTATTTAACGTACTACATGGCTGACTAATTCAAAATATGACACCTCACTAGCTCACCACCTCTCCCCTATAACTACCCACATAATACTCCCCCTCCAATCAAAATAGCACATAAAATAACAACCCTACTAATTAGTTGAAATATTTCCTCCTTGAGACCCGGCCTTAGATATACGTCCTGCGACTTGGTCTTGCATGGCCCATGCACGTGACCATGACCCAACAAGTAACATGTTCCTCCCCTCTTGGATTTGGTCTTGTCCTCaaaaataggaccaggaaactgTAACTTCATGGCATCCACATTCTTCCAAGTTGCATCTGATGGGGAGTCCTTGCCAATGCACAAGCACTTGGGCCTGTCGTTTCTAAGTCTAGTATAGCCTGGGGAAAAGGATGGAGAGTTTCTTCTTTTTGCACCATAGGCAGCTCCTCTTGAACCTGATGTTGTTCTCCCAAATGCTTTTTAAAAAGGGATACATGAAATGTAGGATGAATTCTAGAGTGCTCCGGTATTGCTAACCTGTAAGCCACCTTTCCAACACGTTGAAGTATTTCATATGGACCGAAATAACGTGGAGCCAATTTTTGTGTCTTCCTTAATGCCAAAGACATCTAGTGATACGGGTGCAACTTGACATAAACCAAATCTCCAACATCGAACTCCCTTTCCTGATGGTTGCGGTCATAGATGCGCTTCATCCTGTTCTGTGCTTCCAGGAGCGTATAGTGTAGCTCCTTGAGCTTAGCATCCCCCACCAACAACTGCTTTTCCATTACTTCCATCTTAGTTATTCCGGGTACATATGTAAGCAATGATGGGGGTGATCGGCCATAAACCACCTCAAATGGAGTGGTTTTAATAACAGAATGCCAGATGGTATTATAACAATACTCAGCCCACGCCAACCATTTTTGCCATTCTTTTGGATGAGAATTGGTGAAACACCTGAGGTACATCTTCATCGTATGATTAACGACCTCGCTTTGACCATCCGTTTGAGGGTGATAGGTTAAACTGGGGTCTGGGATTAAAACGGGTCCCATTGAGTTGAAAAAGTTCCTTCCAAAAATTGCTAGTGAAGATAGGGTCATGATCGCATACTATTGACCTGGGCATCCCATGTACCCTGAAACTTGATCAAAAAATAGTTGTGCCACTCCTGCAGAGGTGTACAGATGAGATAGAGGCAGAAAATGGGCGTACTTTCAAAGTCGGTCCACTACTACTAACACCATcgattttcccttaaaaaaaaggaaatcctTCCACAAAATCCATTGGAATGTCCTCTAAATTCGTTCGGGGATTGGGAGTGATTGCCGTAACCCCCGCTAGGGTCTACAATTCTGTCTTGTAGCGTTGGGCTGTTGGCACATGTTGCACTAAGATATTTTTTGCAAAATTGATTTCCACATTCCCTGCCAATAAAAAACAACACTCACCCGATGGTAAGTCTTTTGAAAACCTTCATGAGTGCTGCTATGGAATTGATCCACTACGGTAGGAATAAATGGAGaatttttaagaagaaaaatccGCTCTTTGAGAAATATAACCCCATTCCTATCCTCCCACGGTCCAACAGACTCCCAATCCCTAATTTTTAGGAGAAGTGGTTGCATCTCTACATTGGATGCAACCTCTTCCTTGAGCCTCTATCAATTCGGTTTGGGCATTGATAAGGCAACGACCTAGACTCCTACTTCTCCTATATCCTCTCTCCTGGATAAAGCATTAACCAccatattttcttttccattcttaTATTCAATCATAACTACTCCAGCTCAGCATAGGTGGTTGTTTAAATTGATGCACTATGACTTTATAATTGAATATATAGAGGTGAAAAGTCTACCAATGATGTAATAAAGGAATTATAATGTTAAATTCAGTTAGAGTAAGccataaacaaatagctaaacaATGTTGTGAAGCagaagtacaaaaaaaaaaataatggtacaAATCATACAATCAATTAGGGTCTACGAATTGACACATAGCTAAACAATGTTGAGCAGAgtaaaaatacaaagaaatacAATGGAAACAATGAGGTAGTAGGGGAAGGTGGCTGGTTAGAATGTGGTGAGGAGGAAGAATATGAGGCAATAAGGAGGAAGGTGGCTGGTTAGAAAGTAACAAGGAGGAAGGAGATGGAGactcctctctttcctccttGTATAAATTGTAAgttttcaataagaaaattgcAATTACGATGAAAGTTCAACCATATTTTGAGTTTCGGTATCATTTCTCTAATTTAAATTCCAAAGAGTAAAAATTCTTAGGAAACCTCAAtatttgtgaattttggcttaatcACTCTAATATTGACCAAGTGTGTGTAGGTATATGAATCCTGATGACTAAGAggcacaaaacaatagaagtcgataaataaacttaaatttaaatatgttaaaaTTATATGAACTATAGGTAAGAGACAGATCTGTTAGGATTTTCGTCTCTATATATTCAATTATATAgaatataattttataaagggaATCCCAATAGATATGTCTCT
Above is a genomic segment from Macadamia integrifolia cultivar HAES 741 unplaced genomic scaffold, SCU_Mint_v3 scaffold2213, whole genome shotgun sequence containing:
- the LOC122066065 gene encoding uncharacterized protein LOC122066065, with amino-acid sequence MSVAVPFPVRVKASWDTQPRTIPNTNHSSFSKNKNPNVLHQSTPQSRITISTTATRELSASELLGLNRRSPSQGKSEELYLGYERWLPAAPEVKKPRSIYNAATLAYMGDSIYEVPEVRQG